The nucleotide window GATACCATCGGTCTTTTGCTCGGCATGATGGTCTTCGTTGAGGGTCTCACCGAGGTGGGGATTTTTAAGTGGATATCCCTTCAACTCGGACTTATTACGAAAGGCAATCCGCTTACAATCTTCCTCCTCCTTGGTATTTCTACCGCTATTCTTTCGGCCTTTCTTGATAATGTAACCACGGTTTTAATCCTCGCCCCATTAATGATCACCCTGACTCAGGGAATCGGATTACCGCCCAAAATTTTTCTACTTTTCGTGATCTTCATGTCAAACATTGGTGGGGCCGCTACAATGATTGGAGATCCACCGAATATCCTGATTGGCTCTCAAGTGGAAACACTTGGCTTTCTTGACTTCTTAAAATTCATGACCGTACCAGTGTTAGTTTCGATGGGAGCCGTAACGCTCTATCTTCTGGCCGTTAAGCGCGACCTTGTGCGTTCTAGAAACGACCAATTGAGTTGGCTTTTTACCAGTAGTCTCATGCTCTCTGATATACGGCACCAGGCAAGGAGCTATTATCTCTCGCAAAAAGTAAAGATTAAAGCATTTCTTGTTTTCTCCTTCGTGATCCTCGGCTTTTTACTCCATCCCATCATCCACGTAGAAGCTCCCGTAATAGCGATTTCTGGGGCTGTACTTCTTCTGCTCTCCTTTCATAAGGAAATTGATCTCCATCATCTGTTCGGACGAGTCGAATGGCACACCCTCCTTTTCTTTGCGGGACTCTTTATCGTAGTTGGTGCGCTAGAGGAAGTGGGAGTACTGGAACTCCTTTCTCATCTTCTGCTCTCTCTTACGTCCGATACGCTACTCCTGATACTCCTGATCCTCTGGGCATCGGCAATATTGAGTGCGATCGTTGATAATATCCCGTTTGTAGCAGTGATGATTCCTATTCTAAAAGACTTGCTCGCGCAGGAGCCGTTCCGCTCAGACCCCAAAAGCCACCTTCTCTGGTGGGCGCTCGCTCTGGGTGCATGCTTTGGAGGGAATGGGAGTATGATCGGTGCCTCAGCGAATGTTGTCACCATAGGTATTGCTCGAGCGAAAGGAGTGCACCTCAGCTTCATTGAATTTGCCAAAGAAGCACTACCCGTAACACTTATTACGATAGTAATTTCTTCCTTCTATCTCGCAATTCTCTACTGGCTCTAACTCTCTTTGAGCGAAAGGATATAACCATGAACACGAGCTTACTGACGACCATAAACCAACTCTTTATCACCCTCGATCAAAAGTACGGGGCTGATGCGCTCGGGGCTGACACCCTCATCGCCCTAATTGAAACGCTTGATGAATACACAGGTGATACCTCTTCGGAGAGCCTGCAACAGGGTCTCTGCGAGATATATACAACGGTACTCTCCTGTAAGCCGAGAATGGCAAGTATCATTCTTGACCTACAACTGCTGCTTGTAGATACCCTAAAGAATCCGGAATTTACTGCGCAAAATCTTCGACATCGCCTCCTTGAGCTCCTCGCAATAAAGCGAACTCGACGACAAGAATCAGTACAACATGCGCTTACGATCATATCTGGATCGGAAAAAGTTCTTCTTCATTCGTATAGCAGCACCATCAATACGCTGCTCAAAACACTGAACAAGCAAGGAAGCAAGCCAGAAATACTTCTTGCTGCCCAAGAAAGAGCAAAGACGGACAGAATGATTCAACTCCTAGAGAAACTCGGGTATGCATACCGGGTCGTCTCCGAATATGCGATTGCACATATTCTTCAAGATGTAGATTGCGCCTTGTTCGGTGGGTTATCACTCACAAATAAGATGGAGGTTGTCATGGGACCGGGCTCAGCAAGTCTTTTATCCCAACTTCATGCCCATCAGATAAAGTCATATGTCTTGCTGACTACGAACAAGTTTAGCCTTTGGGATGATTCATACGAGATTACTTTTCACGAAAAACGTGAGAAGGAGGCTCATGGCGTCCAGTATCTTCATGAGACCTTCTCACACGATGTACTCTCTCTTTCACTCATTGAAGGACTCATTACTGAGAATGGTGTTCTCACACAAGAAGAGAGCCTGGCGGCTTTTTCGGCTCTGAAAAAAGAATTCGCGGAGCGAGAGAAAGCTATCGCCTCTCTACAAATGCTTGCATAAAACGCGCCTCTCCCTTCAAGAACGTACTCGTGTATGAGCGAGTGTGTGGGGCGGCTCCACATGCTCGGACTACTGTTCCTGTTCATACTCCTCAACCGATGGGCATGTACAGACTAGGTTTCTGTCTCCATAGCTGTCTTCGATCCTTCCCACCGACGGCCAGAACTTCGATTCGCGAGTCCACGGTGTTGGAAAGGCTGCTAAGGCTCTGGAATATGGGCGATCCCAGCTCTCGGCAGTGACACTTTCCGCAGTATGTGGCGCATGTTTAAGAGGGTTATTGTCGCGAGGAAGCGCCCCTTGCTCTATCTGCTCAATCTCTTTACGAATGGCGATCATCGCATCGCAGAATCGATCCAGCTCAGCGAGTGATTCACTCTCTGTCGGCTCAACCATTAATGTGCCAGCCACTGGCCAGGACATCGTCGGAGCGTGAAATCCGTAGTCCATAAGACGCTTTGCTATGTCTACGGCTTCAATCCCAGCACTCTCTTTGAAGCTACGAACATCCAAGATGCACTCATGAGCTACAAGACCAGCATTTCCCTGATAGAGCACGGGATAGAACTCTGAAAGCCTCTTGGCAATATAATTTGCGTTCAATATTGCAATCTCAGTGGCCCGCTGCATCCCAGCTGAACCCATCATCGCCATGTACATCCAAGAGATGGGGAGGATGCTAGCACTCCCCCACGGAGCTGCACTTACTGACCCTGATGTTCGGCTGAGCTCCTTCACCGCATAGCGGTGCCCAGGGAGATGTGCCGCTAGATGGGCTTTCACACCGATAGGCCCCATACCTGGACCTCCCCCGCCATGGGGAATACAAAATGTTTTGTGAAGATTAATGTGGCAAACATCAGCACCGAAGTCTCCTGGACGGGCTATTCCGACCAATGCATTAAGGTTAGCACCATCAAGATAAACCTGCCCTCCATGCGCATGGATCACATCACATACTTCTTTTACTCGGGTTTCAAAGACCCCGTGAGTTGACGGATAGGTAATCATCAGAGCTGCAAGAGCATCTTTATGCATCTCCGCTTTCTCTTTCAGATCCTCAAGATCGATATTCCCTTCATTGTCACACCGAATGATCACCACCTTCATTCCTGCCATGACTGCACTTGCCGGATTTGTGCCGTGTGCTGAAACAGGAATGAGGCATACCTTTCTATTGGTATCGCCATTTGCTATGTGATACCCCCTTATCGCTAACAAGCCGGCGTACTCTCCTTGTGAACCAGCATTCGGCTGGAGTGATACGGCATCAAATCCCGTAATCTCGGCTAAGCTTGTCTCAAGGTCAGAGAAGAGCTTTCGATAGCCCTCATAGTCACTTTCAGGTGCAAAGGGATGAATCTTTGAAAAGCCGGGGAGTGTAACGGGTAGCATCTCGCTTGTTGCGTTCAGCTTCATTGTGCATGAACCAAGCGGTATCATTGAGTGAGTCAACGAGAGATCTTTTGCTTCAAGACGCTTGATGTATCGCAAAAATTCGCTTTCCGATCGGTATTCATTAAAAACAGGCTGCGTTAAAATCTCATCCTTCCGAAGCAACGCCTCAGGGAGACACTCTTCCACCTTCGCCACTATCTGGACTTTCTTTGCGGTAATAATCTGGGCAAGCGCAACAACATCAGATGGGGTCGTTGTTTCATTCACAGAAACTCCCACCCGTCCATCATCAAAATACCGAAGCAATACATTTTGTTCTTCGGCTCTACGCTGAACTTCACTCTGCTCTTTGGGGCTGATGTTTACTACTATCGTATCAAAAAACGCTCTGTCATTTTCAAGTTTGATGCCAGCCGACTGTACCAGCGAAGCGAGCTGCAACGCCTTATCATGCACATCACACGCTATTTTCTTCAGCCCTCGCTTACCGTGGCACACAG belongs to bacterium and includes:
- the gcvP gene encoding glycine dehydrogenase (aminomethyl-transferring), with amino-acid sequence MRVVRNTSDESLSRSEAFDFGFASRHLGPDEEDAKKMLSQVGYESLAQLIDAAIPPTIRLKDDFQSSIFQEPLSEVKALDVISELAGKNKTRRAFIGLGYHDTNTPAVIARNILENPGWYTQYTPYQPEISQGRLEALLNFQTLIAELCGLPIVNASMLDEATAAAEAMTMSYGIRAKKGQEDSKKFFVADHCHPQVIDVVETRAEAVGIEVEVGDSAAFVPSDHYFGALLAYPETGGGVSDLSSFIGQAHEHQMLVTVCADPLALLLLTSPGAQGADIVVGSAQRFGVPMGFGGPHAAFFATKEEYKRAIPGRLVGVSRDVSGKPALRLALQTREQHIRREKATSNICTAQVLLAVMAGMYAVCHGKRGLKKIACDVHDKALQLASLVQSAGIKLENDRAFFDTIVVNISPKEQSEVQRRAEEQNVLLRYFDDGRVGVSVNETTTPSDVVALAQIITAKKVQIVAKVEECLPEALLRKDEILTQPVFNEYRSESEFLRYIKRLEAKDLSLTHSMIPLGSCTMKLNATSEMLPVTLPGFSKIHPFAPESDYEGYRKLFSDLETSLAEITGFDAVSLQPNAGSQGEYAGLLAIRGYHIANGDTNRKVCLIPVSAHGTNPASAVMAGMKVVIIRCDNEGNIDLEDLKEKAEMHKDALAALMITYPSTHGVFETRVKEVCDVIHAHGGQVYLDGANLNALVGIARPGDFGADVCHINLHKTFCIPHGGGGPGMGPIGVKAHLAAHLPGHRYAVKELSRTSGSVSAAPWGSASILPISWMYMAMMGSAGMQRATEIAILNANYIAKRLSEFYPVLYQGNAGLVAHECILDVRSFKESAGIEAVDIAKRLMDYGFHAPTMSWPVAGTLMVEPTESESLAELDRFCDAMIAIRKEIEQIEQGALPRDNNPLKHAPHTAESVTAESWDRPYSRALAAFPTPWTRESKFWPSVGRIEDSYGDRNLVCTCPSVEEYEQEQ